A window of Clostridioides sp. ES-S-0010-02 genomic DNA:
ATGAATGAGACAGTAAGAGGTTGTGATGTGTTTGTAGTACAATCTACTAATAGTCCAGTAAATGATAACTTAATGGAGTTATTAATCTTAATTGATGCATTAAAGAGAGCATCAGCAGGAAGAATAACAGCAGTTATTCCTTACTATGGATATGCAAGACAAGATAGAAAAGCTAAGGCAAGAGATCCAATCACTGCTAAATTAGTTGCAAACTTAATAACTGCTGCTGGGGCAGACAGAGTATTAACAATGGATTTACATGCAGCTCAAATACAAGGATACTTTGATATACCACTAGACCACTTATTAGGTGGAACAATATTAGCAGATTACTTCAATGAAAAGAAAATAGAAGATTTAGTAGTAGTATCTCCAGATTTAGGAAGTGTTACTAGATCAAGAAAGTTTGCTAATACTTTAAATGGAGAAGTTCCAATAGCGATAATAGATAAGAGAAGACCAAAAGCTAATGTATGTGAAGTTATGAACTTAATAGGTGATGTTAAAGGTAAAAATGTTATACTATTAGATGATATGATAGATACAGCTGGAACAATCGTTAATGCGGCAAATGCACTTAAAGAGTTTGGAGCAAAAGATGTTTATGCTTGTTGTACTCATGGTGTATTATCAGGACCAGCTATTGAAAGAATTTCTAATTCAGAAATAAGTGAGTTAATAGTTCTTGATACTATACAACTTCCTGAAGAAAAAAGAATAGATAAGATAAAAATAAAAACAGTAGCTCCTTTATTTGGAGATGCTATAAGAATGATATTCTCTAATGAATCAGTAAGTAAATTATTTTAATTAATTAGATTTATAAGAGTTGCTTAAAGTAAGTTTTTAAGCAACTCTTTTTTAATATCTAATTTATGTATTATTATAATTTATTGGAGTTGTATGTGTGTATATAAAAGTAAATGTTTCTTGTAAAACATGTGGATAAGTAATTAAAAACTAAATGCAATAAAAGATATAAAATTATGAATATTACGAATATAAAAAATATTTGCAAAAAAGTATTGAAAAAATTTGAATTATGTAGTATTATGTAAATATAAATTAAAGAAAGAGGTGTTTCCAATGGGAATGATTGAAGATGAACCCCTAATAATTAAT
This region includes:
- a CDS encoding ribose-phosphate pyrophosphokinase — encoded protein: MNTSGSEIKIIAGNSSKELAQKIADYIGVSVLDCEVGTFSDGEICVNMNETVRGCDVFVVQSTNSPVNDNLMELLILIDALKRASAGRITAVIPYYGYARQDRKAKARDPITAKLVANLITAAGADRVLTMDLHAAQIQGYFDIPLDHLLGGTILADYFNEKKIEDLVVVSPDLGSVTRSRKFANTLNGEVPIAIIDKRRPKANVCEVMNLIGDVKGKNVILLDDMIDTAGTIVNAANALKEFGAKDVYACCTHGVLSGPAIERISNSEISELIVLDTIQLPEEKRIDKIKIKTVAPLFGDAIRMIFSNESVSKLF